The stretch of DNA ACTGTTTCCATTTGTGCACTCATGACATAGATAAAAATTCGGTGACATTAAATCCTTTATTGTATTTCCAACATCTTTTGTAAGAATCTGTGAAAGCTTATTCTTTTTTAAATTTCCCATTGAATAAAAAAAACATACACATGGAGAAACATCCCCATTCTCTCGAATTGCAATTTGATTTAAACCTAATCCACAATTATTTTTATAAGAAACATTTTCTGCTTTCCCTCCAACTTCATCCGAAACATTAACAAAAAAATTTATTGAACTATATTCTTTTTTCATCTTTAATGTTATGCTATAAAATTCTTCTACATTTAATTGATTCGCTAATTCGTTTGATGCAGCTCTTCCCACATCCATAGTCAAACCATATGTTATTTGCATAGCTCCCAGTTCTTTTACTGTTCGTGTTATTTCTTCTATATCACAAATATTATCTTTATTAAATGTAGAAGAAATAGCAACTTTAAATCCATATTTCTTTAAAAGGGTAATGGCATTACAGGCCTTCTCATACGAGTCTTTCACACCTCTTATCATATTATGATGTTCTTTGTTTCCATCTATGCTAATCTGAAAGACTGTATTATTTTTACACTCAGAAATTTCTTGCAATATCTTTTCAGTTATTAAATAACCATTACTCATTACTGCTACTGCTAAAAAATTCTCAGATGCATATCTGCAAATATCTGTAAAACCTTTTTTGGCAGTTGGTTCACCCCCAGTTAATGCTACCTTTATAACACCAGATTGTTTCAGATCACTCATAATTTTTATTATTTCATCTGATGATAATTCGTCATCTTTTTTATTTCCCGAGTTATTATAACAATGTAAACATTTTAATGGACATTTTTTAGTAATCTCAAATTCCGCATGAAAAGGAGTATATGATTCACTATCTCCCAAAACTTTGATTTTTTGTATATTTGGTTTTTCCCTAAATTCTATATATCCCTTTTTTACGCTTTCTTGCAAAAACTCGTCCACTATGGTTTCTATATCTTCTGATTTTTGCTTTATTTTTTCAGATAATATTTTCACGATATCTTCAATTTTTCTTGCAC from Blautia sp. SC05B48 encodes:
- a CDS encoding PqqD family peptide modification chaperone, coding for MYPLLKWNVVLVKQYEKSYIYNLSRKENGIIVSSHFMYEIINKDATYILELCNGARKIEDIVKILSEKIKQKSEDIETIVDEFLQESVKKGYIEFREKPNIQKIKVLGDSESYTPFHAEFEITKKCPLKCLHCYNNSGNKKDDELSSDEIIKIMSDLKQSGVIKVALTGGEPTAKKGFTDICRYASENFLAVAVMSNGYLITEKILQEISECKNNTVFQISIDGNKEHHNMIRGVKDSYEKACNAITLLKKYGFKVAISSTFNKDNICDIEEITRTVKELGAMQITYGLTMDVGRAASNELANQLNVEEFYSITLKMKKEYSSINFFVNVSDEVGGKAENVSYKNNCGLGLNQIAIRENGDVSPCVCFFYSMGNLKKNKLSQILTKDVGNTIKDLMSPNFYLCHECTNGNSCTQCIANVYESELTKTNCNWRTENERVLKILNQILKPIQ